CGCACCGCGGCCACCACGTCATCCGCCTGCTGTGGGCCTCGCATGTGGTGCACCACTCGTCCCGGGCGTTCAACCTGTCCACGGCGCTGCGTCAGTCCTGGACCGGCTTCACCGGCTTCATGTTCTACCTGCCGCTGGTCGCGGTCGGCGTCGACCCGCTCATCGTCGGCTTCTGCGGCGGCATCAACCTGCTGTACCAGTTCTGGATCCACACCGAGCGCATCGACCGGATGTGGCGGCCGTTCGAGTTCGTGTTCAACACGCCCTCGCACCACCGCGTGCACCACGCCTCACAGGGCAGCTACCTGGACCGCAACTACGGCGGCATCCTGATCATCTGGGACCGCATGTTCGGCTCGTTCGCCCCGGAGACGGTGCGCCCGGTGTACGGCCTCACCAAGAACATCGAGACCCACAACCCGCTGCGCGTGGCCTACCACGAGTACGCCGCCATCCTCCGCGACCTGCGCCACCGCCGCGTCACCCAGTGGCCCGCCACCCTGCTCCGCGGCCCCGGCTGGTCCCCGGCCGACCCGGAGCGCCCCGCCTAGATCCCTCGACTTGCCAGGCACATGGGCGAAAGGGCGTCGAAGATACGCCCATGTGCCGGGCAAGTCGGACGATCAAGGGCGGGATCCGCGGGGCGTCACGGGAGGCGGCCGGACTCCACCAGGCGGGCGAAGCGCTTCAGGGCCTGCTTCAGGCTGACCTTGGAGCCGGGCCAGAGCAGGGGCCAGGCCATCTTGCCGGCGACCCCGCCGGGCAGGTGGAACCACTCGTGCCAGACCACCTGGGTGCGGTCGCCGCCCATCGGGGTGCAGCGCATGACGCCCGGCCCGCGCAGCACCCGGCCCTGGTGCACGACGCGCACCTCGTACGGCGGGTCCAGCTTGACGACGCGCATCTCGTCGCGCAGCACCGCCGGGCCGGCCACGGTGACCGCCTCGATGACGGTGCCCTCGCCGCCGTCGCCCTCGACCACGCGCACCTTGGTCAGCGGGATCCAGTCGCCCTGCCGCTCCCAGGCGGTGAAGGCGGCGAACACCCGCTCGGCGGGCGCGGCGACGATCACCGTGGCGGTGACCTCTCCCGCGCCCGGGGCCGCTGGGTCGGGCGCCGTCACCGCCGGACCGGCTCGCCGGCCGCCGCCGGGTCGGTGCTGGTGGCCTCGGGGGTGTCCGTGTCGTGCTCGGGCTCGTCCGCGGGCGGCTCGGCCGCATCCGCCTCAGCGGCGGGCCTGATCTCGGCGGGCTCGCCTTCGGTGTCGCCGGCCGCGGCGGGCTCGCCGGCGGGGGCGGCCGTGACGCCGGTGACCTGGCCGAGCGCGCTGGCGCGGGCGCGGGAGAGCGTGTCGGCGTCGTCGAGGCGGCCCTCGCGCAGCGCGGTGACCTCGGCCTCCAGCACCTGGATCAGCTCGCTCTTGTAGCCGATGTCGTACGCCAGCCGGCGCAGCGTCTGGT
The Catellatospora sp. IY07-71 DNA segment above includes these coding regions:
- a CDS encoding sterol desaturase family protein, producing MTLPDFPPVVLYSVPLFILLMVLERVSYWFHPDEDEIGYGLKDSATSIGMGLGSLGWDVLWGLGIGLANAAVFELTPLRIPFAWWALPLFLIAQDFCYYWSHRGHHVIRLLWASHVVHHSSRAFNLSTALRQSWTGFTGFMFYLPLVAVGVDPLIVGFCGGINLLYQFWIHTERIDRMWRPFEFVFNTPSHHRVHHASQGSYLDRNYGGILIIWDRMFGSFAPETVRPVYGLTKNIETHNPLRVAYHEYAAILRDLRHRRVTQWPATLLRGPGWSPADPERPA
- a CDS encoding SRPBCC family protein; the protein is MTAPDPAAPGAGEVTATVIVAAPAERVFAAFTAWERQGDWIPLTKVRVVEGDGGEGTVIEAVTVAGPAVLRDEMRVVKLDPPYEVRVVHQGRVLRGPGVMRCTPMGGDRTQVVWHEWFHLPGGVAGKMAWPLLWPGSKVSLKQALKRFARLVESGRLP
- a CDS encoding DivIVA domain-containing protein codes for the protein MDNVLLLIVVALTVGAVVFGVMTLVTGGDPGLAPAEPDERATPLPADRPLVEGDVSRVTFDPTWRGYRMAQVDQTLRRLAYDIGYKSELIQVLEAEVTALREGRLDDADTLSRARASALGQVTGVTAAPAGEPAAAGDTEGEPAEIRPAAEADAAEPPADEPEHDTDTPEATSTDPAAAGEPVRR